Sequence from the Acidobacteriota bacterium genome:
CTTGAAGCCCTCCATCGTCACGGTGATGGTGTAGGGGCCGCCGACACGGACCGCCGGGATGTTGAACCGGCCGTCCGCACGGCTGATGGTGGTGTAAGTCGTTCCCGTGGGAACGTGAACAGCGGTGATTTCCGCCCCGGGCAGGGGCATCTCGTCGCTGCTCAGGATGACGCCGCTGAATTCTGCCGTGGTGGCGCCCTGGCCGAGCACCAGCACCGGCATGCTGAGTAGCATCAGCAGCCCGATCCATAAGGTTTTGCGCATAACGAAACAGCTCCTTAACAGAGGATTATTGCAAAAACAAATCGTCCGTGTCATGGGACTGCGCGTCCATTACACATTAGCGCTGCCGGCTGAAAAATTGATAAGGATTTCCTGAGTTTCCAGTGTACGCAGAGGCGCCACCGCTGCCGGTTCCGGGGGATTGGGAACAACTATCCAACTGTCGCATCCGCTCGCAACTGCACCACATGTCCTGTCGACATCCTCAGTACTGCTCGTGTGCGCTTCATTCTACTCAGGCTGAAACAGATTTTCAAGAGTCTATTTTGCGAGTCGAATAATTTTTTTTGGGGGGGGCGCGGAAAGCGCCGCGAGGCGGTTGCCACGCGGCGGTTCATGCGATTGGCGAAGGGACTAGCGCTCGAGCCGGATCTGACCCTTGTATGTCTCGACGCTCAGGCGGACCGTTTCCTTCCCGTCGTGTTCCGACTGCCGCGCCGAACCGGTCTCAGCGGACCGGCCGAGGCGATCGATCAGTGTACCCTTGGACGCGATATCCGAGATGACGGTCACAGGCTGGTGGCTGTTCAGCACCAGCCGGATGTCGCCTTTGTAGGTCTTCAATCGGCAGCGCCCCTCGAGCCGGCTGGCCTCGATGTCGATCCGGCCCTTGTAGGTCTCCGCGTCCAGCCGGCCGGCCAGCCGGGTGAAGTCGACCTCGCCCTTGTATGTATCCATGACGACTTCGCCGGACAGGTCGCGCCCGCGCACCGTGCCTTTGTAGGTCTGGATCTGGATCTTCCCGTCGAAGCCGTCCAGCGCGATGTCAGACTTGTAGTCTTTCATCACCAGCCGGACCTTTCGCGGAGCGTGCACCTTCAGGTGGGCGTAGGGCAGGATCTTGGAACTGTCGAAACCCAGCCAACCGCGCTCGGCGGGTACGTCGTCGTAATCCACCTCCACCGTCACGGCGCCGCGGCTCCCGGTCACCACAACGCGGGTGGCGTCGACGGTCTTCCGGGCGTACGATTCGCTGACATCGCCGGGCGCCTCGATGGTCGCGTGCACCTCGACCAGCGGCTTGTCCCAGGGGATGAGTTCAACGGTCCCCTTGTAGGTGCAGACGCGCAGGCGGCCTTCGGGTTCCAAGCTGGCCGTCTGGTGAAAGTCCTTGGAGCAGGCCGCCCAGACCGGCGTCGCCAGGAGCAGAGCCAGTGCCAACACAGCCGGTACCGGCCGAATCATTTGACGACTCATGGGGCCTCCTTTCTCATCGGGCGCCGGAGAGGGCGGACGTCCGGCTTGATGACAACCAGTACGAAATCCGGCGCCGCGAAGTTCACCCGGACGAGCCGACACCCGGCCGATCGTCGGCGGGCGCAAACGGAAACGGCCGGGCAGGCCCCGGCCGTTCCGATGGATGCGACGGGCCTGGCTGGCCGATCAGGTTTTGTCCACTTTCTCCGTGAACCGGATGCCGGTGTTCTCGAGCTCGCCGAGAACCGGCAGGTAGATGGCGGGATCCACCGGAATGAGCACGCCGGTGGCCCGGATCTTGCCCTCGAGCAGGAGCCGGGTGGCGATGGCAGCCGGCAGCGCCACGGTCCGGGCGACGGCCGTTTCGACACCCTCGACGCCGAAATCCACCATCTGGGAGGTGAACCGCTCCTTGTGCCCGTCGGGGAACTCGCCGACGACCTCGTGCAGCATGACCACCATGTCCCGCTGTCCCTTGGCGTAGGCCATCTTGGGGAGGAGATAGTCCGTCAGCACATCCAGAGGGGGATACTGACCCTTGTTGATGGGCGTATCCAGGAAGAGTCCCATGTACTCGAGCTTGTCCATGATCTGGGGCTTCTGCTCCAGCTTGAACTTCTTGGCGAACTCGGCCTTGACGTCACCGCCGAGGCCGGTCAGCCGGGCGGTGAGGGCCTGGTGGGTGAGACCGGCGGTGTCCAGCGGGTCCAGCGACAGCCAGCCCGATTTGCTCACCACGCTCCACGCCTCGCACCAGCCGGGGAAGCGGATGGTGCCCCGGAACATGGTCCGGATGTCGGGCAGGTTGTAGATATCAATGTAGGAGATGGAGTCGCGGTTGGGGTAGAACTCCATCTGGCCCACGCCGTCGATGAGGAGCGGATGATGGTCGTCGAACAGGTTTTCCGAGGCGATGTTCACGACCTGCCCGTCCTTGCGGTACATGGCCGTGTTGCGCCCGGCCAGCACCACGCCGCGCGGACTCCAGGAAAACTTGTACTTCAAAGGGTTGTCCAGGTTGTCGGGGGCGGGCAGAGCGCCGCAGTAGGAGTTGAACACCGTGACCTTGCCGCCGCGGTGCTGGATATCGTGGATCATTTTCATGGCGGACATGTGGTCGATGCCCGGGTCGAGGCCGATTTCATTGAGGAAGCAGAGACCCTTGGCCCGGACCTGGGCGTCCAGCGCCTTCATCTCCGGTTTGACGTAGGAGGTGGTGATCATGTGCTTGCCGGCCTCGATGCAGGCGTTGGCCACCTGCAGGTGGTAGATCCACGGCAGCAGCGAGATCACCACATCGTGCTCGGCCACCATCTGGCGGAGACGGTCGGCCTCCTCCACCACCCATGCCACGGCCCGGCCGTTCGGGTGCTGATCCAGCAGGGCGGCCGCCTTGTCGAACGTCCGCGATGCCACCGTCACCTGGATGCCGTGCTTGAGCAGGTACTGGACCAGCGGCTTCGACACCAGGCCGGCTCCGAGCAACAACGCTTTTTTCATGATTGACTCCTTCGTGATTATATTAATGATGCAGATATTTTTCGATGTAGCGGTAGTCGGGCGTCAGCCGGCCGTTGTGCACGATCACGGCGCGCTTGAGCGGGGCCGGCAGATCCAGTGCCTCGAAGGGGCGGGAGAAATCGGCGGCCATGATCGCCGGGATGAACGGACTGAGCACTCCGCTGAAGTAATTGGACGCCTCCAGGGGGAGTTCCGACGGGAGTATATCCACGATGAGCACGGCGATCCCGTCGCCGCCGTCGCCGAGCTGGTAGGTGTCTCGGAGCGGGTCGTAGACCAGGAATGGCTTGTCGGGGCCGTGTGCCTCAAAGGTAAACTCGATGCTGCCGCCGATGTCACAGGTGATGTCGCCCACCACGCGCAGCTTGCGCTGACCCTCGCGCCACAGGCGGCCGGCTTCGGCCCGGGTGAAAAGGCGGGGGTAGCGGTCGTCCCAATAGATGCAGTTGATGAGGATGTCCAGCTTGGGCAGGTACTGTTCGAACGCGGAGAGGTACTTCTCCGGATGCGTGTAATAGTCCTGCAGTTCGAATCGGCCGTCGGGCGAAGCCGGCCGGACCATGTCCGCCTCGGTGAATACGACCTTGTAGACGGTGTCGGCCGCGGCGTCGAGACGGCCCTCGGCCAGGTCCGCGGAAGTCACGGTCACGGGCGCCAGCTCGGCGATGATGGATTGGGCGCCCTTGGAGACGTTACCGTAACCGCTCACGCCGATGACGAACGGCTTGAGCGCGACGGGGATGCCCGCCGCCAGCAATGCCTGTCCGACGCCGCGGATGTGTTCGTGGGCGGCGGCCAGGGACGGATAGTCGAGCGCCCGGCGGATCTGTGCGAGCGGCGTGTCGATGCCTGCCGCCGCAAGGCGACGGCCGAACAGGTGCAGGGTATCGATGGCGCCGGCATACCCGGCGTAGTTGCCGAAGAAGATCAGGCGGCGGTTGTTCTCGTCCACCACCCGCTCGTAGTCGAGCAGCGTCGCGCCGCGATCCAGGATGCTCTGCAGCATGGCCATGTTATAGGGCTGGCCCTTGATGGTGTGCGAAAAGAACATATGGACTTTGCCCGGTTGGATTTTCTGCGCGGTGATTTCCTTGAG
This genomic interval carries:
- a CDS encoding DUF4097 family beta strand repeat protein; protein product: MSRQMIRPVPAVLALALLLATPVWAACSKDFHQTASLEPEGRLRVCTYKGTVELIPWDKPLVEVHATIEAPGDVSESYARKTVDATRVVVTGSRGAVTVEVDYDDVPAERGWLGFDSSKILPYAHLKVHAPRKVRLVMKDYKSDIALDGFDGKIQIQTYKGTVRGRDLSGEVVMDTYKGEVDFTRLAGRLDAETYKGRIDIEASRLEGRCRLKTYKGDIRLVLNSHQPVTVISDIASKGTLIDRLGRSAETGSARQSEHDGKETVRLSVETYKGQIRLER
- a CDS encoding saccharopine dehydrogenase, with product MKKALLLGAGLVSKPLVQYLLKHGIQVTVASRTFDKAAALLDQHPNGRAVAWVVEEADRLRQMVAEHDVVISLLPWIYHLQVANACIEAGKHMITTSYVKPEMKALDAQVRAKGLCFLNEIGLDPGIDHMSAMKMIHDIQHRGGKVTVFNSYCGALPAPDNLDNPLKYKFSWSPRGVVLAGRNTAMYRKDGQVVNIASENLFDDHHPLLIDGVGQMEFYPNRDSISYIDIYNLPDIRTMFRGTIRFPGWCEAWSVVSKSGWLSLDPLDTAGLTHQALTARLTGLGGDVKAEFAKKFKLEQKPQIMDKLEYMGLFLDTPINKGQYPPLDVLTDYLLPKMAYAKGQRDMVVMLHEVVGEFPDGHKERFTSQMVDFGVEGVETAVARTVALPAAIATRLLLEGKIRATGVLIPVDPAIYLPVLGELENTGIRFTEKVDKT